A part of Miscanthus floridulus cultivar M001 chromosome 6, ASM1932011v1, whole genome shotgun sequence genomic DNA contains:
- the LOC136461829 gene encoding RAF-like serine/threonine-protein kinase PRAF: METMPSATAAGVGGPGPGPGYPESTESSPRSRGGDSWDEPFPSSAAAAAAAAGGGGRLRLMCSFGGRIVPRPTDKSLCYLGGETRIVAVDRHASLADVHARLSRSLLGGQPFTLKYQLPNEDLDSLISVSTDEDLDNLVDEYDRIAATSSGGGSSRTSRIRLFLFPAKPESSSSLGSLLDDSSKSENWFVDALNSAISGSLDGIPRGISTDSASVNCLLGLEDDSSVHSRSGVTNSAPTEDQRGSQPKLPAGATAVAAAVGAGRHPHDVQSVPDSPMLDKNSSFGSTSSAPSLSNLPPIRVRPEDRPSDARIMQPTAVEDHFAQMGISEQQLPPYIQPQQQVPIPAMTGMSPSEASGRVFSDDDKSDHGGGGRKPQPLKQEVPPVVDPTNRAVYYNDRSPPADLKRDMPVGTEAASYRLPVSAPDAAAAAAATQVPPGYVLTQMHAPQPPQQHPPPQQQQQPQQPAPQQIVAAGNQHFIHNPATGTFIPIQSYYHHPVPQQAPQTVPRPQQAPIFDPNTGMYYLPMQQNAHQPYSMPPGAQVDTTPKPTPQMAVRPELQQPGVYRTTAAATPAPAPNAAPGYTGMAYHHVIQSHHHPSPQPVANMAGNFGYEYADPTRPQVYYSQAAAPPTLPPQYQPFVSPDAGQAEKH, translated from the exons ATGGAGACGATGCCGTCGGCGACGGCCGCCGGCGTGGGGGGCCCCGGCCCTGGGCCCGGGTACCCCGAGTCCACGGAGTCTTCTCCACGCAGCCGTGGTGGGGATTCGTGGGACGAGCCCTTCCCGtcctccgcggcggcggcggcggcggctgccggcGGCGGGGGCCGGCTCCGCCTGATGTGCAGCTTCGGGGGCCGGATCGTCCCGCGCCCGACCGACAAGTCGCTCTGCTACCTGGGCGGGGAGACCCGGATCGTGGCCGTGGACCGGCACGCGTCGCTCGCCGACGTCCACGCGCGCCTCTCGCGGTCGCTGCTGGGCGGCCAGCCCTTCACGCTCAAGTATCAGCTGCCCAACGAGGACCTCGACTCCCTCATCTCCGTCTCTACGGACGAGGACCTCGACAACCTCGTCGATGAGTACGACCGCATCGCTGCGACCTCCTCCGGCGGGGGATCCTCGCGCACCTCCCGGATccgcctcttcctcttccccgcCAAGCCCGAGTCCTCGTCCTCGCTCGGCTCCCTGCTCGACGACTCTTCGAAGTCCGAGAACTGGTTCGTCGACGCCCTCAACAGCGCCATCTCCGGCTCCCTCGACGGCATCCCGAGGGGGATCTCCACCGATTCAGCTTCCGTCAACTGTCTTCTCGGCCTCGAGGACGACTCCTCCGTGCACTCCCGCAGCGGCGTGACCAACTCGGCTCCCACGGAGGACCAGCGCGGCAGCCAGCCGAAGCTCCCGGCCGGTGCCACCGCCGTCGCTGCCGCCGTCGGTGCAGGGAGGCACCCGCACGACGTCCAATCCGTGCCAGACTCGCCGATGCTGGACAAGAACTCCTCGTTCGGGTCTACCTCCTCGGCCCCGTCGCTATCGAATCTTCCGCCTATACGCGTGCGGCCGGAGGACCGCCCGTCGGACGCCCGCATCATGCAACCTACCGCCGTGGAGGATCACTTCGCGCAGATGGGGATCTCCGAGCAGCAGCTGCCGCCATACATACAACCTCAACAGCAGGTGCCGATCCCTGCCATGACCGGCATGTCGCCCTCTGAGGCGTCCGGCCGAGTGTTCTCTGACGATGATAAGTCCGATCACGGTGGCGGAGGTCGGAAACCACAACCTCTCAAGCAGGAGGTTCCGCCGGTTGTTGATCCCACCAACAG AGCCGTCTACTATAATGATAGATCTCCTCCGGCCGACTTGAAACGAGACATGCCAGTGGGAACGGAAGCTGCCAGCTACCGCCTCCCTGTATCAGCTCCGgacgctgccgctgctgccgccgcaaCACAGGTCCCACCTGGATATGTCCTTACCCAGATGCATGCGCCTCAGCCACCGCAGCAACATCCACCACCACAGCAGCAACAGCAACCACAACAACCAGCTCCTCAGCAGATTGTTGCTGCTGGAAATCAGCATTTCATCCACAACCCTGCCACTGGCACCTTCATTCCAATCCAGTCCTATTACCACCATCCTGTTCCTCAGCAAGCACCCCAGACTGTGCCGAGGCCGCAACAGGCACCTATATTCGACCCAAATACGGGGATGTATTACCTTCCTATGCAGCAGAATGCACATCAGCCATATAGCATGCCTCCTGGTGCACAAGTTGACACAACGCCAAAGCCGACCCCTCAGATGGCTGTAAGGCCTGAATTGCAACAACCTGGTGTTTATCGAACAACAGCTGCCGCTACGCCTGCTCCAGCACCTAATGCAGCACCTGGATATACTGGGATGGCATACCACCATGTCATTCAATCGCACCACCACCCCTCACCACAGCCTGTTGCAAACATGGCTGGCAACTTTGGATATGAGTATGCTGATCCTACGCGCCCACAAGTATACTACTCACAAGCAGCTGCACCTCCAACATTGCCACCTCAGTATCAGCCATTTGTCTCTCCTGATGCTGGACAGGCAGAAAAACATTAA
- the LOC136461839 gene encoding reticulon-like protein B9, whose product METAMNGHYRAPKLFGRERTLHAALGGRRAADIILWRDWKASASILAAATAAWGLFEVAEYHFLTVVCYVAMIGMLVFFIWTNASTFFNLPVPRIPDALVSERASRQAVQDVHRRLTRLVEKLHDIACGKDIKMFILTVLSLYMASVIADCFSSLTLLYLVVLGTMTLPALYERYESEVDHLVARGVHDLRTHFADMDSGVLRKIPRGTGAATK is encoded by the exons ATGGAAACAGCAATGAACGGACACTACAGGGCACCCAAGCTCTTTGGCAGGGAAAGGACGCTCCACGCTGCCCTCGGTGGACGCAGAG CCGCGGACATCATCCTGTGGAGGGACTGGAAGGCGTCGGCGTCCATCCTcgccgcggcgacggcggcgtgggGCCTGTTCGAGGTGGCGGAGTACCATTTCCTCACGGTGGTCTGCTACGTCGCCATGATCGGCATGCTCGTCTTCTTCATATGGACCAACGCTTCTACCTTCTTCAACCT GCCGGTTCCCAGAATCCCTGATGCTCTGGTGTCGGAGAGGGCCAGCAGGCAAGCGGTGCAAGACGTGCACCGCAGGCTGACCAGGTTGGTGGAGAAGCTCCACGACATCGCTTGCGGCAAGGACATCAAGATGTTCATCCTG ACGGTGCTCTCGCTGTACATGGCGTCGGTGATCGCGGACTGCTTCAGCTCCCTGACGCTCCTCTACCTCG TGGTGCTGGGCACGATGACGCTGCCTGCGCTGTACGAGCGGTACGAGAGCGAGGTGGACCACCTGGTGGCCAGAGGCGTGCACGATCTGCGGACCCACTTCGCCGACATGGACTCGGGCGTTCTCAGGAAGATCCCGAGAGGCACAGGAGCTGCAACCAAGTGA